The following proteins are encoded in a genomic region of Eriocheir sinensis breed Jianghai 21 chromosome 2, ASM2467909v1, whole genome shotgun sequence:
- the LOC127002686 gene encoding uncharacterized protein LOC127002686 encodes MMARRPQLSPSPLPLLPLLLLLSMAVGSLAQYLEDFGLDRSSNPVSISRLEVMCGKDHLTVQLAFTAPFQGIVFSKGQYGQPNCMYVEPYTGGSQYEFQIHYDGCGTKPDMGGKFYENTIIVQYDADLIEVWDEAKRLRCEWYNDYEKTASKPPMKIADLEVVELNFRGDNVDCWMEIQDGKGPWASPVTGIVPLGSTLTMVVAINDQAGEFDMRVTSCEASDGSSRPIYLSDQHGCILRPKMVSNFMKLRNNDGRATVLTYAHFHAFKFPDSMAVHLRCKVEICRYGCPDHCQKPTAGNPIGDYSSQALPLQAGNTYGSPSEVEPQYAAPPEKTPGGPNPGDEGEAPPPRSRAVPSGLPQSLDAMAIKNKFSKGPLIIPDERSAQIYLDHVSGQDGERIEMPKKEDFPWGPRNLRRRREVVLNRHARSSNIGVSTDFQVISEADLEFTPAMDDSVTVFQGLREDVVYGVCLPAPGFSALFVLVAMCTVISVLVAGFMCHHRQLQKDTTESPATPHAHQQVFSMAQFLRGHLPGHAQ; translated from the exons ATGATGGCACGCCGCCCACAGCTATCGCCGTCTCCGCTTCCGCTGCTGCCCCTGCTACTGCTTCTCTCCATGGCGGTG GGCTCGTTGGCGCAGTACCTGGAGGACTTCGGGTTAGATCGGTCGTCGAACCCCGTGTCGATCAGCCGGCTGGAAGTGATGTGCGGCAAGGACCACCTCACCGTGCAGCTGGCCTTTACCGCGCCCTTCCAg GGCATTGTGTTCTCCAAGGGGCAGTACGGGCAGCCAAACTGTATGTACGTGGAGCCTTACACGGGCGGGTCGCAGTACGAGTTCCAGATCCACTACGATGGCTGCGGCACCAAGCCTGACATGGGCGGGAAATTCTACGAGAACACCATTATTGTGCAGTACGACGCTGACCTGatcgag GTGTGGGACGAGGCCAAACGACTTCGCTGTGAGTGGTACAACGACTACGAGAAGACAGCCAGCAAGCCGCCCATGAAGATTGCCGACCTGGAGGTGGTGGAGCTCAATTTtcgag GAGACAACGTGGACTGCTGGATGGAGATACAGGACGGCAAGGGCCCCTGGGCATCCCCCGTGACTGGCATTGTACCCCTGGGCTCTACCCTGACCATGGTTGTGGCCATCAACGACCAGGCAG GTGAGTTTGACATGCGCGTCACGTCTTGCGAGGCGTCTGACGGCTCCAGCCGCCCCATCTACCTGAGCGACCAGCACGGCTGCATCCTGCGCCCCAAAATGGTCTCCAACTTCATGAAGCTGCGCAACAATGATGGGCGAGCCACTGTGCTCACCTACGCCCATTTTCACGCCTTCAAGTTCCCAGATTCCATGGCGGTGCACTTGCGCTGCAAGGTAGAGATCTGCCGTTACGGCTGCCCTGACCACTGCCAGAAACCAACAGCAGGAAACCCCATTGGCGACTACAGTAGCCAGGCGCTGCCGCTGCAGGCTGGGAACACCTATGGCTCCCCATCAGAGGTTGAGCCTCAGTATGCCGCCCCACCCGAAAAGACCCCTGGTGGCCCCAACCCCGGCGATGAAGGGGAAGCGCCGCCCCCTCGCTCCCGCGCAGTACCAAGTGGATTACCGCAAAGCCTTGATGCAATGGCCATAAAGAACAAGTTCTCCAAAGGTCCGCTCATCATCCCCGACGAACGCTCTGCACAGATCTATCTTGACCACGTATCAGGGCAGGACGGCGAGCGAATTGAGATGCCCAAGAAGGAGGATTTCCCATGGGGCCCCAGgaacctccgccgccgccgagaGGTTGTTCTCAACCGCCATGCTCGTTCCTCCAACATCGGCGTGTCCACTGATTTCCAGGTGATATCTGAGGCCGACCTGGAGTTCACTCCGGCAATGGACGACAGCGTGACGGTGTTTCAGGGCCTCCGCGAGGACGTGGTGTATGGCGTGTGCCTTCCGGCACCGGGCTTCTCGGCGCTCTTCGTACTGGTGGCCATGTGCACCGTGATCTCCGTGCTGGTGGCCGGCTTCATGTGTCACCACCGCCAGCTGCAGAAGGACACCACCGAGTCCCCCGCCACACCCCACGCCCATCAGCAGGTGTTCAGCATGGCCCAGTTCTTGCGGGGCCACTTGCCAGGACACGCACAGTGA